DNA sequence from the Bombus vancouverensis nearcticus chromosome 8, iyBomVanc1_principal, whole genome shotgun sequence genome:
TTGCAAAAGTAGAAATTATAGTAACCTATAATGCGATAATTTATTGATAAACGGAAAAACAACAAAACGTGTGACCGTCAGGTACAATTCATCGTACGTAACATAGTACACACTTATAGAGTACGTACGAAAACGATGCTCCGAATCCGTTTCGCGTACACCTTTTATAATATCGAGTACGTGACCCGTTACGCTGCCACGCACAAACCATCGTTTTTACTCGTCGTGATAACGACCGGACATACAGTCACCGCCGCTACGATCGTAACCAATTTCAACAAGTAAATAAAACGATTGAAATACGAAGTTGGATATTGGTGTATATACGATAAGCACGATGACTGATAGACGTAAGACTAGCGTTAATAATACAATACGAACTGTATGCGATGGCAACGTCTATGGAAATCTGACTCTTATCGTGAGCGTGAGCGTGAGCGTCAACGTGATCGCGAACGCGGATGTAAATATTTGCGTAGAATTAGTAATCGATGATCTGGACCGATCGAATCGCTTATAAAACGTGCATGAGTCACATCGATCGGAAAAGCGGTAATCGTGTATCGACGTAACGATACAACAGATATATCATCGATCGCGATGGTTGTGATAATAATCGATGATATTATCATACGATATTGCGATAAATACGTTTCATGGATATCTTGCACCTTTTCACGTGTACATCCAAGTGCATGTTCGAGCTAGGATCGATTGTTTCGAACAGGAAGAACGGTACCAAGTGAAAAGACTGTTTCGCGAGACGACAATCGGTCGtgcaataatttacaataataatttaCGCGTTGAAAACAGTTCTAGGTTGAGCGATCCGCTGATTCGTCACGACACGCGACGTATACAGGCTGGTTGGTAATTGGccggtacaagcggaaacggggtgattctacgcgaaaaaagaagtcgaaaatatagaataaacgtttttcgttcgaggcttcgttttcgagaaaatcgactttgaatttttggtcggtacgcgtgcactttatcgcgtctcgttaaaacggatctcactgtagatcgttgtctcggtggaaaaattaaaaaaaaaaagaaattaaaaaagaaaatttttattctatattttcgacttcttttctcgcgtagaatcaccccctttccgcttgtaccaccagttgccaaccaccctgtatatttcacTTATACGTATACATGCGCgcatatatctacgtatatgcGCGCATGCGTGTATCAATAATTTATACGCATTTATTTTGTACGCGCGATCGTGTGTGTGTACATATACTGGCACATTAGAAATTGGCGCGCGTTCTCGTATCAAAGACGAGAGACCGTGCTAGATCGATAGATCGCGGATCTACCACGATGAGCCTCTGCAAAGGTGATCGCGTAATTACGTGACAAAGTAATTGAAAATAATCGAAGGAGATTCGATCGTTGAAACGCGAGCCAAATATCCGACAGATTACGATCGAACGAACTCGCTGCGGATTCGCGTTTGCGTATTCTTATCGTTTGCTATTTCGATTAGCTCGCGGATATTTGCTGGTTCGACCGATTCGAACGTGATATTTGCTCGATCGAATTTCGTACGATCGAACTTGTCGTGTTCCGTATAAAACGACGTTCGCGTTTATCGTAATAGGTGTGTGGAACCTAGAGCCAAATCGAATCTCGATTTCGTATTGATGCTTGGAGCGTATCGTCGCGTTTTGCAAGAAAATCCGTTGACCTGTCTGCGCGAACAGTCTTAATTGGCGTTGATCTCGATCGTGGTCACTGTGTTTCCTCGGTGTTCGTCTTCGGCCGCGGAAGAAGAAGGTGGTACGGTGAAACTTGCTAAACCGCTCGCTACCAGACTCATCAGATTATTTTGCCGAGTTTTCGCGAGCTTCTCGGCGCGCGCCTTTTCTTCCGTCTTCTTCTTCTCGATCGCTGCTGCTGTCGCGCTGTTCCTGTTTTTCGTGTTCTCTTGAACGAATTGCTCGAACTTCGACAGTTGTCTCTCGGTGACGCTTTCCGGGATCTCGTTTCCCTCTACCGGCACGCCGTGCTTGCTCACGGTAGGTTTGTAAGTCTTCACCTTTGAATGGCCTTGAATGATAAGGTACATCGGGCCACGGATAGGTTTGGCCGGTTGTTTATAATGCGAGAAGATGGGATCCGTGGTCAAGCTCGGCATGGTAGTGATCGGAGGAGTCGTCGAGTCCGGAGGACGAACCGAGGACGACCCGATCGATATCTTCTTCCGGCTGTCTCGTTCCTTCTCCCGCTTCTCTTGTTCTTCCATTTCCACTTCCATTTccactttctctttctccttttctctgTCTTCTTCTTGCTCGTTCTCGTCGGCCGGCGCCTTTTTCCCCGAAGAATCTCGGTCGTTCGTTTGCAAATGTCGAGTGTTTGCGTCGACAACGGCCAAAGCCGAATTCTCGACCGAGGACGATGAAGCGGTAGgcaaaaaaggaagagaagtagGCGTGGGAAGGATAGACGTAGTGGTCTCTGGTACGCGAGATCGATGCCGATCGAAATAATGATCCTCCGTGGCGATCGAGTGCGCGATCAAAGTCGAAGTTCGCGGTGGCGAATCGATGAACATCGAGGGCAAATTCTGTAACTGCGGCGGCGATCGATGCGCGCTCGACTGATCTCCGACGATCGATGATCCGATATGATCGATCGTTGACCTCATGGGCGGAGGCGGTGCGTGCATATGTGTCATCGGCGGAAACATCGACATCGAGACTGGAGCTCGGAAACCAACGGTTGGACGCATGCTATCGGCAAGGTGCATCGTCCCATGGTTAGGTCTACCCTGTGGGTGCATGATCGAAGAAAGAGGAGCTTGCGGTGGTGCAAACGCGAGCAAAGAATCGACAGGATGTCGGGACGAAAACGGCGCCATCGTCGAGTGGAAATGCACCGCGTGGTGCTGCTTCTGATAGGTCGGCATCAATTTGTTCGGTAAAATGGCAGTGGACTGAGAACTCTGTGGAAAGATCGAAGACTCGATCGGTAAATTTCGAACTGGCTGAAACTCGTTTTTCGACGAGCTTTCGATTCCCACTTCCGTCCCCATCGTCGTCGAATTTTCCACGAGACCGGCTACAGCGGTGGTTTCCGGCGGCTTCAATTCTGAACTCGAAGCAGCATGAGTGAACTTCTTTTCCGAATAGTTGGCCGGCATCACGACCGCCACTTGCCCTTTTTTCGTCTCGTGCGTCGTCTCAGTGTCCAGGCTATGGGGCGAATTAGCGATAACGATGTGCATTTTTTCGGACGATCGAGTGGTATTCCGTTCGTCCGTATTTTCCTTTTTATCATCAGCGAAATTTGACGTAGAGGTCGTTGTAACGGGTGACACCGTATTCGACGAATCGACCTTCTCCTTTTGACCTATAATCACATCCTCGTCCTTGTTGTTCTCTCCGTCGACTATTATATTTGCGTTCTGTTCGATGACAACTTGGTGATTCGAAGATGCCGCCGCGACGTGGTGATCGATTTCGTATTGATCGTGAGAGTAATCGGTAGTATGCCGAATGGATTGACTAGCGTCCGATATGG
Encoded proteins:
- the LOC117157416 gene encoding uncharacterized protein LOC117157416, with protein sequence MSRRSANLLRRWLFLVGLICCSSCQSASSTFENKTGQNEGKPRVFSPRMDYDEWTPLGRGDPLKNNPTFDYVPPVLDRVQYWLDSHTTEPSAKRDVLVLGVTAKKTSPKIAEQFLKFVDGPKFTRSNHQDVPYRNDFTGSTGAEPPKVVRTSNFRNGPIDYRNQNRIQSIPASYYPSPFYNQKTEPYTMMLPPPLTHKDKIVSFVESTQQQQQQQQQQQQQQQQQYNTQTEEGPVLQDPQFYASQPPSKSYNQQQPGKSQFQSQTLSKFSQSKSPLQTVSMQVETIKSVHGSSPSQPTKLKYESVATTPSVSFEKSNLIYQSTQTLSGGWPTGSNGVPSSTSTISDASQSIRHTTDYSHDQYEIDHHVAAASSNHQVVIEQNANIIVDGENNKDEDVIIGQKEKVDSSNTVSPVTTTSTSNFADDKKENTDERNTTRSSEKMHIVIANSPHSLDTETTHETKKGQVAVVMPANYSEKKFTHAASSSELKPPETTAVAGLVENSTTMGTEVGIESSSKNEFQPVRNLPIESSIFPQSSQSTAILPNKLMPTYQKQHHAVHFHSTMAPFSSRHPVDSLLAFAPPQAPLSSIMHPQGRPNHGTMHLADSMRPTVGFRAPVSMSMFPPMTHMHAPPPPMRSTIDHIGSSIVGDQSSAHRSPPQLQNLPSMFIDSPPRTSTLIAHSIATEDHYFDRHRSRVPETTTSILPTPTSLPFLPTASSSSVENSALAVVDANTRHLQTNDRDSSGKKAPADENEQEEDREKEKEKVEMEVEMEEQEKREKERDSRKKISIGSSSVRPPDSTTPPITTMPSLTTDPIFSHYKQPAKPIRGPMYLIIQGHSKVKTYKPTVSKHGVPVEGNEIPESVTERQLSKFEQFVQENTKNRNSATAAAIEKKKTEEKARAEKLAKTRQNNLMSLVASGLASFTVPPSSSAAEDEHRGNTVTTIEINAN